In a single window of the Oryctolagus cuniculus chromosome 9, mOryCun1.1, whole genome shotgun sequence genome:
- the CNMD gene encoding leukocyte cell-derived chemotaxin 1 isoform X1 has translation MPERSDKVPIALVGPDDVEFCGPPAYATVTVKPSSPARLLKVGAVVLISGAVLLLFGAIGAFYLWKGSDNHIYNVHYTMSINGKLQDGSMEIDARNNLETFKMGSGAEEAIEVNDFQNGITGIRFAGGEKCYIKAQMKARVPEVGTVTQQSISSELEGKIMPVKHEEEALVWVAVGQPVQDNSFLSARVLELCGDLPIFWLKPTYPKEIQRERREVVRKTVPTTTKRPRSGPRGNPGPARVRNDSQPSVQEDSEPFNPDNPYHQQEGESMTFDPRLDHEGICCIECRRSYTHCQKICEPLGGYNPWPYNYQGCRSACRVVMPCSWWVARILGMV, from the exons ATGCCCGAGCGCTCCGACAAAGTTCCCATCGCCCTGGTGGGGCCCGACGACGTCGAGTTTTGCGGTCCCCCG GCCTACGCCACAGTGACGGTGAAGCCCTCCAGCCCCGCGCGGCTCCTCAAGGTCGGGGCCGTGGTCCTCATTTCTGGAGCGGTGCTGCTGCTCTTCGGGGCCATCGGGGCCTTCTACTTATGGAAGGGGAGCGACAATCAC ATTTACAACGTCCATTACACCATGAGTATCAATGGGAAATTACAAGATGGGTCAATGGAAATAGATGCTAGGAACAACTTGGAGACCTTtaaaatgggaagtggagctgaagAAGCCATTGAAGTTAATGACTTCCAGAAC GGCATCACAGGGATCCGTTTTGCTGGGGGAGAGAAGTGCTACATCAAGGCGCAGATGAAGGCTCGCGTCCCTGAGGTGGGCACCGTGACCCAACAGAGCATCTCTTCGGAACTG GAAGGCAAGATCATGCCCGTGAAACACGAAGAGGAGGCTCTAGTCTGGGTGGCCGTGGGGCAGCCTGTCCAGGACAACAGCTTTTTGAGCGCAAGAGTCTTAGAACTCTGCGGCGACCTTCCGATTTTCTGGCTTAAACCAACCTATCCAAAAG AaatccagagagaaagaagagaggtggTGAGAAAAACTGTTCCCACCACCACAAAGAGACCGCGCAGTGGCCCCCGGGGCAACCCAGGTCCCGCAAGAGTGAGGAACGACAGCCAACCCAGCGTTCAAGAGGACTCGGAACCCTTCAACCCCGATAACCCCTACCAC cagcaggaaggggaAAGCATGACATTCGACCCTAGACTGGATCATGAAGGAATCTGCTGTATAGAGTGCAGGCGGAGCTACACCCACTGCCAGAAGATCTGTGAACCCCTGGGGGGCTACAACCCATGGCCTTACAATTACCAAGGTTGCCGTTCGGCCTGCAGAGTTGTCATGCCATGCAGCTGGTGGGTTGCCCGGATCTTGGGCATGGTGTGA
- the CNMD gene encoding leukocyte cell-derived chemotaxin 1 (The RefSeq protein has 7 substitutions compared to this genomic sequence), giving the protein MTENSDKVPIALVGPDDVEFCGPPAYATVTVKPSGPARLLKVGAVVLISGAVLLLFGAIGAFYLWKGSDNHIYNVHYTMSINGKLQDGSMEIDARNNLETFKMGSGAEEAIEVNDFQNGITGIRFAGGEKCYIKAQVKARVPEVGTVTQQSISSELEGKIMPVKHEEEALVWVAVGQPVQDNSFLSARVLELCGDLPIFWLKPTYPKEIQRERREVVRKTVPTTTKRPHSGPRGNPGPARMRNDSRPSVQEDSEPFNPDNPYHQEGESMTFDPRLDHEGICCIECRRSYTHCQKICEPLGGYNPWPYNYQGCRSACRVVMPCSWWVARILGMV; this is encoded by the exons ATGCCCGAGCGCTCCGACAAAGTTCCCATCGCCCTGGTGGGGCCCGACGACGTCGAGTTTTGCGGTCCCCCG GCCTACGCCACAGTGACGGTGAAGCCCTCCAGCCCCGCGCGGCTCCTCAAGGTCGGGGCCGTGGTCCTCATTTCTGGAGCGGTGCTGCTGCTCTTCGGGGCCATCGGGGCCTTCTACTTATGGAAGGGGAGCGACAATCAC ATTTACAACGTCCATTACACCATGAGTATCAATGGGAAATTACAAGATGGGTCAATGGAAATAGATGCTAGGAACAACTTGGAGACCTTtaaaatgggaagtggagctgaagAAGCCATTGAAGTTAATGACTTCCAGAAC GGCATCACAGGGATCCGTTTTGCTGGGGGAGAGAAGTGCTACATCAAGGCGCAGATGAAGGCTCGCGTCCCTGAGGTGGGCACCGTGACCCAACAGAGCATCTCTTCGGAACTG GAAGGCAAGATCATGCCCGTGAAACACGAAGAGGAGGCTCTAGTCTGGGTGGCCGTGGGGCAGCCTGTCCAGGACAACAGCTTTTTGAGCGCAAGAGTCTTAGAACTCTGCGGCGACCTTCCGATTTTCTGGCTTAAACCAACCTATCCAAAAG AaatccagagagaaagaagagaggtggTGAGAAAAACTGTTCCCACCACCACAAAGAGACCGCGCAGTGGCCCCCGGGGCAACCCAGGTCCCGCAAGAGTGAGGAACGACAGCCAACCCAGCGTTCAAGAGGACTCGGAACCCTTCAACCCCGATAACCCCTACCAC caggaaggggaAAGCATGACATTCGACCCTAGACTGGATCATGAAGGAATCTGCTGTATAGAGTGCAGGCGGAGCTACACCCACTGCCAGAAGATCTGTGAACCCCTGGGGGGCTACAACCCATGGCCTTACAATTACCAAGGTTGCCGTTCGGCCTGCAGAGTTGTCATGCCATGCAGCTGGTGGGTTGCCCGGATCTTGGGCATGGTGTGA